CATGCGATTCCTGCGCGGCGAGCTGCGTCGCTCGCTGCACGGGCCGGCCTGGCACGGACCGGCCCTCTGTGAAGCACTCGCCGATGTGACGGTGTCGGAAGCCTTCGCGCGGCCCGCGTCGGGGGCACACTCCATTGCACAACTGGCCCTGCACGCGGTGGCATGGATGGAGGAAGTCCATCGCCGACTCGGCGGCGCCGAACCCGACGAGCCGGCGCGTGGTGATTGGCCCGCGGTCGGTCCGCGCTCTCGCGCGCAATGGGACTCGCTCAGAGCGCTCGTCACATCGACGGGCGACGCGCTCGAGCAGGCGCTCACCACGTTTCCTGCCGAGCAACTGACCGAGCGCGTCGGCAGCGGCTCACACAATGCGCCGCTCGGTAGCGGCGTACCGTACGCCGTCATGCTCTCCGGCGTCGTCCAGCACAACGTGTATCATGCGGGGCAAATCGTACTGCTCAAGAAGTCACTGCGAGCCTGACCTCGACCTCGACCAGAACCCGAGGCGCCATCCACAGCCATGAGCCGAGCGTGATGGGTTCTGGGTGAGAGTGGTTCGGGGGCGAGATCTCGTGATCCATCACTTTCGGATGGCGTGATGCAGCCGCTGCACCACTCACACTCACAGCCCACGTCCCACGGCCCACGGCAGTGGATGGCGAACCCCGACCCCGACCGCAGTCCTACAACGCCCGCACCCAAATATTCCTGAACCGCACCGGATGCGAATGATCCTGCAGCTGAATTGGCAGCCGCATCTCATGCACCGAATACGGCACACGCGCCCGATTGGCCGTGGGCCCCACCAGCGCCTGGTTGTCGTGCACCAGCACACCGTTGTGCTTCACCGTGAATTTGGCCGGTGACACCAGCTTCCCATCGGCAAAACGCGGCGCCGTGTAGACAATGTCGTAGGTCTGCCACTCGCCCGGCTTGCGGCTCACGTTCACACGCGGCGGATACTGCCCGTACAGCGCGGCCGCCTGCCCATCCGGGTACGTGGGGTTGTCAAACGAATCGAGGATCTGCACCTCGTAGCGTCCGCCACCAAAAAACACGCCGCTGTTGCCGCGGTCCTGATCGCTGCCCACCGGCGGGTTGGGCGACATCCACTCGATGTGCAGCTCCACGTCGCCGTACGACGCGCGCGTGCGCATCGTGCCCGTGCCCGGCACCACCTCAAACGCATCGCCCACAATCTTCCAAGCGGCCGCGCTGCTGTCCGCCATCTCCCACGCGTCCAGCGACGTGCCGTCAAACAGCACGACCGCGTCGGCGGGGCGCGCCACGACCACATACGGACCGGCGTCCTCTACCGGTGGCGCAGGACGCTCGCGTGAATGCTGCGGCCAGCCATCGATGATGGAGTCGGGCACCGCCGACGCGATCACCTCGGCAGTCGATGGCGTATCGCTTGATGCCGAGTCATCCGATGCCGAACGACCAGCACCACAGGCAGAGGACAACACCACGGCGCAGCCCACGAAGAAGGTGGCAAACGAGCGCGAGAGAGTGTGCACGAGGCAGCGAGTAGAGGGCGAGGCAGAATCAGTGAACAGCGCAACGACCTGCAAACTACAGCACGTTCACGCCCGTGGCGGCCACGAGAATCTCCGTCCAGTCCTGCGCATCCAGACGCGTGCGGGTGGCAGCCACCGCCTCCTCCAGCACCGACAGACGACGCGAGCCGGTGATGGGGTGCGGGTGACAGGGCAGCCGCAGCAGCCAGGCAAAGGCAATGGTCGTACTCGTGACCTCGTGGCGCGCGGCCAACGTGGCCACCGCCTGCTGCACACGCTGCACATCGCTCCCTTCACTGGTGAACAGCGCGCCGCCACCCAGCGGCGACCAGATCATGGGCCGCGCGCGCAGACGCTGCGCCTGATCGAACGTGCCATCGGTAATGGGCGCCCGATGCAGCGGATGGCACTCCACCTGATTGGTGACCAGCGGATAGCGCGCGTGCAGCAACTCGAATTGCGCCGGTGTGAAGTTGGACGCGCCAAACGCCAGCACCTTGCCGTCATCCGCCAGCTTCTCGAATGCCCCCGCCACTTCGTCCGCATCCATGAGCGGATCGGGACGATGCAACAGCAGCAGGTCGAGACGATCGGTGCGCAGCGCGCGCAGTGACTGCTCCACGCTGCGCACGATGTGCCGCGCCGAGCTGTCGTAGTGCTTGATGCGCGTGCCCGGATGCTGCGGCGACACCAGCTGAATGCCGCACTTGCTCACCAGCTGCATCTGCTGACGGCGTTCGGGCGCTAGCGCCAGTGCCTCGCCGAAGAGCGTCTCCACGGTATAGCTGCCGTAGATGTCCGCATGATCGAAGCTCGTGATGCCCAGCTCAAGACACTGCTCGATCCAGCGCAGACGCTCCTGTGGCGTCCACTGCCACGCCGCCATGCGCCACACACCGGCAACGATCGGAGAGAGCACGGGTCCACCTCCTCAGGTCATGAGCGGATGAGCCGCGCCTCGGCGCGACAGCCCGCCCGGTTCAGAGCGTGCGAAACTGCAGCGTTACCTGCACCACGTCACCGTGGCCCGCCCCCTGACGCACCGCCTTGGGCAGCGCGAGCAGCGTGCGTCCGTCCTTGCCACGCCACACGCTGGTCTCCCAGGTGCTCCCCAGCGCGGTGGCCGTCACCGGTGTACGGCCCCAGCCATGGGTGACGGGCGGCGCCAGACCCGACGGCACCTCCACGAACGTCCATCCCCCCTTGCCGGGGTAGGTGAACAGGGTGCCGGAAAACGTCCCGCCAAAAGCCAATGGACTGGCGGACGATCCATCCCCGCGTCGCGCCGCTGATCGCGACCGTGACTCACTTCGGGATGATTGGCGCGACGGGCGTGGGGAAGCCATCGTACGAGTGTGTGGCGTGGGCCGCCGTCCGGCTAGGGGACCGCCCTGACCATTGCGACCGTTTGGCATCGCCCCGCCATACCTCACCCGGGAGTCCCGCATGTCACATCTGGCCCACACGCATTCCGCCGTCATCCGGCTCCGTCAGCTGGCCCGTACCGCCGTGCCGGCCATGCTGCCCGCCATGCTGATATCCCTGTTGCCTGCCTCCTCTGCCAGGGCGCAGGCGGGACTTACGGGCACGCTCATCATCACCAACAAGCAGCCGTCCACCGCCACCCTCGTGGACGTGGCCTCCGGCCGCACACTTGCCACCCTGCCCACCGGACACGGCCCGCACGAAATCGTGATCACCCGGGACGGCCGCACCGCGGTGGTGACCGACTACGGCACCGGTTCGCAGCCCGGCAGCACACTCACCGTCATCGACATCGCCAATCGCCGCGTGGCTCGCACCATCAGCCTCGGCGACAATCGGCGGCCGCACGGCATTGTGCTGCTGCCCGGTGATTCCATCGCCGCCGTCACCGTCGAGGCCAATCGGGCCGTGCTGCTCGTACGCCTCGCCACCGGCGAGATCGCCAGGACCGTGCTCACCAATCAGGCCGGGTCGCACATGGTGGGTGTCACAGCCGACGGCACACGCGGCTGGACGGGCGACATCGGCAGCAACACCGTGTCCGAACTCGACCTCGTGCGCGGGGTCGCACTGCGCACCGTGAGCGTGCCTGCGCAGCCCGAGGCCATCAACGTCACGCCCGATGGCAAGGAGGTCTGGGTGGGCAGCAATGCCACCGGAAAGGTGAGTGTGGTGGACGCGGGCACCGGACAGGTCAGCACGGCCGCCGAGGGCTTCGGCTGGCCCTATCGTGTGCTGTTTTCGCCCGACAACCGCACCGTGCTGCTGCCCGATCTGCGTGGCGAGTCGCTGCGCTTCGTCGACCGCGCCACCCGCAAGGAACTGGGCCGCCTCGATCTGCCCGGCAAGGCACCGCAGGGCATTTTCTTCGAGCCCGCAGGGCGCTACGCCTTTCTCTCGTTCAGCAGCGCGGGCGTGGTCGCCGTGGTGGACGTGAACGCGCGCCGCGTTGTGCGCGAAATCCCGGCCGGCGACACGCCCGACGGTGTGGTGTTCACGAGCTTCAGGCCAGCCACTCCTTGAACAGTTTTTCGTCGACACCAACACACAGCTTCTGCTGACAGCGCACCAGCGGTTGCTTGAGCAGAAGCGGCTCATCCGCGAGGATGCTCAGCCACCGCTCCTCGCCGTAGAGCGCCGTGCGCAAGCCGAGGTCGGCAAAACGCTTGCTGTCGCGGTCGAGAATGCCCTCAATGCCGAACTTCAGCACGAAACGCTTGAGCTCGCCGATGGCGGCGGCGCGCTCCGCCAAATCCACGAAGTGTGTCTTCACTCGGCGCTCCGCAAAAAAGCGGAGCGCCTTGCGCGTTTCGGCGTTCTTCTTGGTGCCAAAGATCTGTACTTGCAGGTCGGAAGCGGCCATGGGCAGAAAGACTACTCGCGTGTGCGCCGTGCTGGCACTGGGTGGGCCGGTCATCAGCCGGTGAAACTGCCCCTCAGACGAGGGCGTAAACCAAGGCAGCGGACCGGCGTGCCGCGTCCCTTGCCACCACCCCGCCTTCCCATCCGTCGCGCCCCCAAGTGGAGACTGCATCCATGTACCAGGAGACCAGCGGCGCGGCCGCGACCCCCAGCGTCAGCAACGTCATCTCCATGGTGCAGCTGCAGAACCTGCAGCAACGTCGCGAGATCATCGCTGAGCAGTACCAGAACACCATCGCCGAGCGGGGGCGAATTGGGCAGGAGCGACTGAACGCGCAGGCCCGCGGCGACATGGACATGGTCAAGGAGTACGACGCGACCATCGCCCGAATCGGCACCCGACTGCAGACGCTCGAACGGAGACTCGCCGACGCGGACCGGCAAATCGACGAGGCCATGCAGACACCCATCGCGATCGAGGGAGAGCCTGCAAGCACGACCGACCCGGTGGTCGCGAGCAATCCGGGCACTGCCATCGCAGTCATTCCGCCCACCGGCTCTCAGGTGGACGGCATGCTGCGCGCACAGGCCAATGAGTATCAGCGCGCCATGGCCATCGAGGCGGTCGGCCTGCTGCTGCTTGGGGCCGTGCTCTGGCGCTTCGGCGTGGCGCGTGGTCGTCGCAAGGCGCGTGAAGAGGCGCTGGCTCTGCCCCAGGCGGCGCGCAATGACGACCGCCTGCAGCAGGCCGTGGACGCCATTGCCATCGAGGTGGAACGCCTGTCCGAAGGCCAGCGCTTCATCAACAACCTCATGGCCACGCGTCGCCCGGAGCGCGAAGCGCTGCCCTCACTTCCCGGCACGACGCCCAACGACGGCACCCGCATCACACCGCATTGACCCCGAACGTACCGGGATGATGGTGGACAGGCAGACCGGGATGATGGTGGACAGCGGGCCCGGGTTTCGGGCCCGTTCCCGCGCTACGCGCTTATCCCCGCCTCCGCCTCGGCGATCGCCCGCTTCTCGTCATCAAACGCGTTTTCGCTGCGCGACACGACCAGCGTGGCGACGCCGTTGCCGATGAGATTGGTGATGGCCCGCGCCTCGCTCATGAAGCGGTCCACGCCCAGCAGCAGCGCCACTCCCTCAACCGGCACCGTGCGCGTGGCGGCCAGAGTGGACGCCAGCACAATGAAGCCGGAACCCGTCACGCCCGCGGCGCCCTTGCTGGTCAGCATGAGAATGCCCAACAGCGTGAGCTGCTCACCCCATGACAGATCAATGCCATACACCTGCGCAATGAAGATCGTGGCCATGCTCAGGTAGATGCTCGTGCCGTCGAGATTGAACGAGTAGCCCGTGGGAATGACCAGCCCCACCACCGGCTTCGCGCAACCATAGCGCTCGAGCTTCTCCAGCATGCGCGGCAGCGCGGCCTCACTGCTGGACGTACCCAACACCAACAGAATCTCCTCGCGGATGTAACGCAGGAATCGCCACAGCCGAAAACCGTAGGCGCGGCAAATCAGGGCCAGCACCACAAAGATGAACACGGCCATGGTGAGATACACGTCGAGCATCAGACGCCCGAGTGGCAGCAACGTCTTGAGACCAAACGCGCCCACCGTGTAGGCCATCGCGCCAAACGCACCAATGGGCGCCACCTTCATCACAATGGCGACAATGCGAAAGAACACCGCCTGCAGTCGCACCAGCAGGTCCATGAGGTCACGGCCCGCGTCGCCGACTGCGGTGAGCGCCACACCAAACAAGATGGAGAAGAACACCACCGGCAGCAGTTCACCACCGGCAAACGCCGCCACGATGTTGCTTGGCACGATGTGCAACAGAAACTCGAGCGTACTCTGCTGCGCACCGGCACTGGTGTACTTGCTCACATCGCCGGTGGCCATCGCGGAAATGTCGAGGCCCGCCCCAGGCTTGGTCACATTCACCACGACCAGACCAATCGCCAACGCGAAGGTGGACACGACTTCGAAGTAGAGCACGGCTTTGCCGCCCACCCGCCCCAGCTTGCGCAGATCGGCCATGCTGCCGATGCCATGCACAATGGTGAGGAAGATGATGGGCGTGATGACCATCTTCACCAGGTTGATGAAGGTGTCGCCGAGCGGCTTGAGGGCTTTGGCTGTATCGGGCGCCGCCACACCAAGGGCCACGCCAAGCGAGACGGCCACCAGCACCTGAAACGTGAGATTGCGAACGAGGCGGGAAAGCACGCGGCCGGAAACGGACAGAGGGAAGCGCAACCTGCGGAGTTGACCGCGCAACCTCGCGCCCGGCGACGCGATGCGCGAGGGGCACTAGAATTCCCGCATGACGCGCGAGTATGACCCGGCCTGGTGGCTGCCCGACCCTCATTCGGCCACGCTCTGGGGGCGACTGGGCCGGCGGGAACCGCAACTGGGCAGCCGTGCCCTGCCAATCACACGCGAGCACTGGGACACCCCCGACGGGGACTTCATTGAGCTGGTGCGCTTGGCGCCAGAAGCACAGGCCACCGGCCGGCCCCATTCATCCGCTCAGGAGCAGCCTCGGCTCCTCGTTCTGCATGGCCTCGAAGGCGGCACCCACTCGCACTACGTTCGTGCTCTGTTCCGTGAGGCCCAATCGCGTGGCTGGGCCGCCGACCTGCTGCTGTTCCGCAGCTGTGGTTCGGCCCCCAACCGCCTACCGCGCTCCTACCACTCCGGCGATACCGGCGACGCCCGCTTTGTCCTCGAACGGCTTCGCCATGCCTTCCCCAACGTCCCTCTGGGCGTGGTCGGCGTCTCGCTGGGTGGCAACGTGCTCTGCAAGTTGCTTGGCGAGCTCGGGCCGGCGGCGAATGGGCTCATAAGCGGAGCCGTCGCCATGTCTGTGCCCTTCGATCTGGCCCGCGCGTCGAGACAGATTGGGCGCGGTTTCGGCGCAGTATACGAACAGTTCTTCCTCAAGTCGCTCATTCCCAAGGCGCAGCACAAGCTCGCCCGTCACGCCGAGCTGCGGGACCGTGTTACACTGCCCCGCATCCGCACCCTTTGGGAGTTTGACGACGCCTTCACCGCACCCGTCCACGGCTTTGCCAGCGCCGCCGACTACTACGAGCGCTCCAGTTCACTGCCGTACCTTGGCGGCATCCGGGTGCCCACGCTGCTCCTGAACGCCGCGGACGACCCGTTCCTGCCGCCCCAGGTGCTCGGCGAGGTCCGGGAACAGCTGCAGGGGTCGGCGGCGTCCGACTGGGTAACACCCGAGTTCCCGTCTCGCGGCGGCCACGTGGGCTTTACCGCCGGCGGCTGGCCCTGGGCGGCCTGGTATTACGGGGAGTGGCGGGCGGCCGAGTTCCTGGCCCAGGCCTTTGCCGATGCGAAGCGCTACCGGGTCGTCTAGACTTCCTCTTGTTGCTGCGTTTTCCTGAACGGTACATGACGTGACCGCTGTAACTCTCGCTTTCCTGCTGACAGGGCTCGTCCTCGGCGTGGTGGCCATGCTGCATGGCACCGAGCGCCGCGCGCTGCCGCATGGCGCGCCCCACGAACGCCGCACTGAGCACAACCCGGCCTCTGAGCCCTCGGCGCTGTTCAACCTGTCCAGCGTCGCCGCCTTTGCCTTTGCTTTTGGGCTGACCGGTTATCTGCTCACGCGCTACGTCGAGTGGCCGTGGTATGCCCAGTTGCTCGTCGCCCTTGGTGCAGGGGCCGCCGCCTATGCTTTGCAGGCGTTGCTCATTGCGCGTTGGGCCATTCCCAGCGCCCGCGCCGATCAGGTGGACACACGCTTTCTGCTGCAGGGCACCCTGGCACGAGTAGTGGACGCCGCGCCGGCTGGCGGCGTGGGGCGCTTGCTCTACACGCTCGACGGCGCCGAGTATCAGTTGCCGGTGCGCGCCATGGATGGCGAAGCGCTGGCGGTGGGCACCGAGGTCGTCATCGACCACCTGGATGAGGGCGTGGCCGTCTGCGAGCCCTGGGCCAGTGTGGAGCAGCGGCTCTGATGCCGGGCCGCTGGAGCTGGACGGACGCGGCCATCTTCATCGCGGTCATCAGCGCGCTGCAGCTGGCCATGTTTGTGCTGCTCACCAAGGTGTTCTGCGGCATGTTCCCCGAAGGCGAGCAGTGCCCGGTCTGCGACGAGCACACGTCGGCGGTGGAGCGCAGCGGCTGGTGGAAGCTTTTTGCCCGCCGCTTCCGGCGCAGCTGGTGCCTGGCCTGTGGCTGGGAAGGCGTGCTGCGCCGCAGTGATGCGTGGATGCGTGAATCGCGCCATGCCCTCTGGCGCGCACGGTTTCAGCGCGTCTGGTCCATCGCAAACAGACGCAGCCACTCCGGCCAGTTGCCACTCAGCTCGAAGAAGTCGTCGTAGTACACGAGCCCTGCGTCCTCGAGCTGGGCGATGAGATCCGATGCCGAGTCCTCGCCGACCAGCGGACCAATGACGATGAGTCCGCCCTCGACCCGGAACTCTTCGGGCGTGAGGTTGAAGGCCTCGTCGATCTGGGCGCGGGTGAGCTGGACCCGTTCAAAGGCCTCGCGGCGGATGAGCACGCAGGGCGCGGTGTGCGATAACATGAGGGGCATACGTCTCCAATCTGCGGGCAGACCGCGCACGCCGGTACTCCCGCCGCAGGTTTGCTGGCGTCCGGTGCGTCGTTTGTCCGTTTCCCCGTCACTTTTCTCGCTGCACTGATGTCCTTCGCCGATGCCATGATTTCGCCGGATAGCGCGGCGCTCGAGGCCCACTTTGATGTCATCGTGGTGGGCGGTGGCCATGCCGGCACGGAGGCCGCCGTCGCCGCGGCGCGCACAGGAGCGCAGGTGGCGCTCATTACCGGCGCGCTCGAACAGATCGGACAGTTGTCGTGCAATCCCGCCATCGGCGGCATTGCCAAGGGCACGGTGGTGCGTGAAGTGGATGCACTGGGTGGCATCATGGCGCGCGCTACCGACATGGCGACGCTGCAGTTCCGCATGCTCAACCGCGGCAAGGGTCCGGCCGTGTGGGCACCACGCGCGCAATGCGATCGCGGACTGTATCGTCGCGCCGCGCGGCAGTTGCTCGAGGCGCACCCCAATCTGATGACCATCCAGGGCATGGTCGCCCGATTGCTGTTCGACGCCGGCGCCACGGGTACGCCGCGCGTGGCCGGGGTGGAGACGCGCGAAGGCCGCCGCTTCGGCGCGCGCGCCGTGGTGCTGACCACCGGCACCTTCGGGCGCGGCACCATGCACATCGGCACCGACACCCGCATCAGTGGTGGACGTGCGGGCGAGGCCGCGTCGCTGTGGCTTGGCGAGCAATTGGATGCGTTGGGTTTGACCACGCTGCGCTTCAAGACCGGCACGCCCCCTCGCATCGACGGGCGTTCCGTGCAGATCGACGTGCTCGAGCAGCAGGACAGCGAGATCGACGCGTTCGACTATTCATGGTCGCACTTCTGGA
The sequence above is a segment of the Gemmatimonas sp. UBA7669 genome. Coding sequences within it:
- a CDS encoding 3-keto-disaccharide hydrolase; the encoded protein is MHTLSRSFATFFVGCAVVLSSACGAGRSASDDSASSDTPSTAEVIASAVPDSIIDGWPQHSRERPAPPVEDAGPYVVVARPADAVVLFDGTSLDAWEMADSSAAAWKIVGDAFEVVPGTGTMRTRASYGDVELHIEWMSPNPPVGSDQDRGNSGVFFGGGRYEVQILDSFDNPTYPDGQAAALYGQYPPRVNVSRKPGEWQTYDIVYTAPRFADGKLVSPAKFTVKHNGVLVHDNQALVGPTANRARVPYSVHEMRLPIQLQDHSHPVRFRNIWVRAL
- a CDS encoding YncE family protein — encoded protein: MSHLAHTHSAVIRLRQLARTAVPAMLPAMLISLLPASSARAQAGLTGTLIITNKQPSTATLVDVASGRTLATLPTGHGPHEIVITRDGRTAVVTDYGTGSQPGSTLTVIDIANRRVARTISLGDNRRPHGIVLLPGDSIAAVTVEANRAVLLVRLATGEIARTVLTNQAGSHMVGVTADGTRGWTGDIGSNTVSELDLVRGVALRTVSVPAQPEAINVTPDGKEVWVGSNATGKVSVVDAGTGQVSTAAEGFGWPYRVLFSPDNRTVLLPDLRGESLRFVDRATRKELGRLDLPGKAPQGIFFEPAGRYAFLSFSSAGVVAVVDVNARRVVREIPAGDTPDGVVFTSFRPATP
- a CDS encoding dicarboxylate/amino acid:cation symporter; amino-acid sequence: MLSRLVRNLTFQVLVAVSLGVALGVAAPDTAKALKPLGDTFINLVKMVITPIIFLTIVHGIGSMADLRKLGRVGGKAVLYFEVVSTFALAIGLVVVNVTKPGAGLDISAMATGDVSKYTSAGAQQSTLEFLLHIVPSNIVAAFAGGELLPVVFFSILFGVALTAVGDAGRDLMDLLVRLQAVFFRIVAIVMKVAPIGAFGAMAYTVGAFGLKTLLPLGRLMLDVYLTMAVFIFVVLALICRAYGFRLWRFLRYIREEILLVLGTSSSEAALPRMLEKLERYGCAKPVVGLVIPTGYSFNLDGTSIYLSMATIFIAQVYGIDLSWGEQLTLLGILMLTSKGAAGVTGSGFIVLASTLAATRTVPVEGVALLLGVDRFMSEARAITNLIGNGVATLVVSRSENAFDDEKRAIAEAEAGISA
- a CDS encoding aldo/keto reductase gives rise to the protein MLSPIVAGVWRMAAWQWTPQERLRWIEQCLELGITSFDHADIYGSYTVETLFGEALALAPERRQQMQLVSKCGIQLVSPQHPGTRIKHYDSSARHIVRSVEQSLRALRTDRLDLLLLHRPDPLMDADEVAGAFEKLADDGKVLAFGASNFTPAQFELLHARYPLVTNQVECHPLHRAPITDGTFDQAQRLRARPMIWSPLGGGALFTSEGSDVQRVQQAVATLAARHEVTSTTIAFAWLLRLPCHPHPITGSRRLSVLEEAVAATRTRLDAQDWTEILVAATGVNVL
- a CDS encoding DinB family protein, yielding MTFDPMRFLRGELRRSLHGPAWHGPALCEALADVTVSEAFARPASGAHSIAQLALHAVAWMEEVHRRLGGAEPDEPARGDWPAVGPRSRAQWDSLRALVTSTGDALEQALTTFPAEQLTERVGSGSHNAPLGSGVPYAVMLSGVVQHNVYHAGQIVLLKKSLRA
- a CDS encoding DUF1905 domain-containing protein, with amino-acid sequence MASPRPSRQSSRSESRSRSAARRGDGSSASPLAFGGTFSGTLFTYPGKGGWTFVEVPSGLAPPVTHGWGRTPVTATALGSTWETSVWRGKDGRTLLALPKAVRQGAGHGDVVQVTLQFRTL
- a CDS encoding arsenate reductase family protein, which gives rise to MTGPPSASTAHTRVVFLPMAASDLQVQIFGTKKNAETRKALRFFAERRVKTHFVDLAERAAAIGELKRFVLKFGIEGILDRDSKRFADLGLRTALYGEERWLSILADEPLLLKQPLVRCQQKLCVGVDEKLFKEWLA
- a CDS encoding YheT family hydrolase, with amino-acid sequence MTREYDPAWWLPDPHSATLWGRLGRREPQLGSRALPITREHWDTPDGDFIELVRLAPEAQATGRPHSSAQEQPRLLVLHGLEGGTHSHYVRALFREAQSRGWAADLLLFRSCGSAPNRLPRSYHSGDTGDARFVLERLRHAFPNVPLGVVGVSLGGNVLCKLLGELGPAANGLISGAVAMSVPFDLARASRQIGRGFGAVYEQFFLKSLIPKAQHKLARHAELRDRVTLPRIRTLWEFDDAFTAPVHGFASAADYYERSSSLPYLGGIRVPTLLLNAADDPFLPPQVLGEVREQLQGSAASDWVTPEFPSRGGHVGFTAGGWPWAAWYYGEWRAAEFLAQAFADAKRYRVV